The proteins below are encoded in one region of Methanomassiliicoccus luminyensis B10:
- a CDS encoding right-handed parallel beta-helix repeat-containing protein produces the protein MGIKGVSRTTIVLSVALSAIIIASALISVVYGASQDSGADPSELSSSYIIFKEGSSTVARNGTSGAIDFRSDNSSFVFQRVVDQVKSTGGLIHVKPGIYLMTAQVNITSRCVIQGEGYSNIDTGTILRAVNNITMFNVYSMGEWGFGMRSIMLDGDNKGNIGIKVDFLNRANFYDVMVYDWKEWGVVLSNATALNFNGCKFMKNGAISAATGGVLLGDPGYAFAITFDSCQFDWCGVGAILRMVTTVTFRSCIIENCLYSGIRGQSDASEGWWAQQVYFLESYFEENNVIGSSHRRDISIEGPHCGYWTISNCIFIGFKVNHSIAADWMTGPINIENPRIYGSPIYYIAESGYLLGVEARDLDPSCLPLRPGVTGLSSELFGNEDHGHLIIPANQTIAYINHSLGSKPSAVILTSGTGGGAVNAWVDETETDRGRIAVCLPKPSETPVSLYWVAYR, from the coding sequence ATGGGGATTAAAGGGGTTTCCAGAACCACTATCGTCCTGAGCGTGGCGCTCAGCGCGATCATAATAGCATCTGCGTTAATATCCGTAGTATACGGGGCTTCACAGGACAGTGGTGCAGATCCCTCCGAACTGTCCTCATCGTACATCATATTCAAGGAAGGCAGCTCCACGGTGGCCAGGAACGGGACCAGCGGAGCGATAGATTTCAGGAGCGACAATTCATCCTTTGTATTCCAGAGAGTGGTGGACCAGGTAAAAAGCACCGGAGGACTGATCCACGTCAAGCCAGGGATATACCTCATGACCGCGCAGGTCAATATAACGAGCCGCTGTGTCATTCAAGGAGAAGGCTACTCCAACATAGATACTGGTACCATCCTTCGCGCGGTGAATAACATTACCATGTTCAATGTCTATTCAATGGGAGAGTGGGGCTTCGGAATGCGGTCCATCATGCTGGACGGTGACAACAAGGGCAACATTGGCATCAAGGTCGATTTCCTGAACCGCGCGAACTTCTACGATGTGATGGTCTACGACTGGAAGGAATGGGGGGTCGTTCTCAGCAACGCTACCGCCCTGAACTTCAATGGGTGCAAGTTCATGAAGAACGGGGCAATCAGCGCTGCCACCGGCGGCGTGCTCCTGGGAGACCCTGGATATGCCTTTGCCATCACCTTCGATTCGTGCCAGTTCGATTGGTGCGGAGTTGGCGCAATCTTAAGGATGGTCACCACGGTCACCTTCCGGAGCTGCATAATCGAGAATTGTCTTTACTCTGGCATCAGGGGCCAGTCTGATGCCTCTGAGGGATGGTGGGCCCAGCAGGTCTACTTCCTGGAGTCGTATTTTGAAGAGAACAATGTCATAGGCAGCTCCCACCGGAGGGACATCTCCATAGAGGGGCCGCACTGCGGATATTGGACCATCTCGAACTGCATATTCATAGGATTCAAGGTCAACCATTCCATAGCCGCAGATTGGATGACCGGTCCGATAAACATCGAGAACCCTCGGATATATGGGTCGCCGATTTACTACATTGCCGAATCGGGCTATCTGCTGGGGGTCGAAGCCCGTGACCTCGACCCGTCGTGCCTGCCCCTCAGGCCCGGCGTCACCGGCCTATCTTCGGAGCTGTTCGGCAATGAGGACCACGGCCATCTCATCATTCCGGCCAACCAGACCATTGCCTACATCAATCATTCCCTGGGCTCCAAGCCGTCCGCGGTTATATTGACCAGCGGAACCGGAGGCGGGGCGGTCAATGCCTGGGTCGATGAGACAGAGACGGACAGGGGCAGGATAGCCGTCTGCCTGCCGAAACCGTCCGAAACGCCGGTCAGCCTGTATTGGGTGGCCTATAGGTAA
- a CDS encoding DUF2206 domain-containing protein, with amino-acid sequence MTSYSRPPKALEGKRTPDHKNLSRFKVNAKLLLMVAVAILALIGSMFLSSLIPGLFWVRTVTATLFILFVPGFLALKVLGIRLKSFAESTLMALGLSISIVMLLGVGANILLPYVGIRDPLSLVPMTTIFVVMTTFLAVAASLKNGDVSFRLPLSLLRFRPYHLFLALIPLVTLLGVVVQNSFSSNIVLAVSILMICSIVVLVAMGKVPREAYPMTIFLMGISLLLHTSLISDFLWGWDIHLEYYAATSVIDASYWNPVPTDEMPQGLRNIFSMLSIVILGPVVSILGGAGMDVVLRVVYPFIFSFVPVGLYILFKKQTNEEMALLSSFFVISMFTFFTELPQIARQEIAELFVVLLLLLLVDNEIAISQKKALFVIFAFSLVVSHYGTYYFIITILLIGYVLGKLFDWWRAVRKHEAAPVPRLDEGSTSNAFNLTLVPLLLIISLSVLWYALASGSSPLLTIIDVLDRMGDYILGGIFAGSIIETIGMISAGSGTLLDMIWNVVQVALIVAIIVGIYLLLKKRNAASHAIASINLAALGVLAVCLAVPPLAAALNVSRIFHLALLFLAPSLVLGVVAALGMLSRISRSMGSLSRHSLKIVSAIVILSLAYNSGLMHVAIGAESTSFALDEDHDFPRFTTAEVMGVKWTVSNGPQWVMADEYRRLLFFSFETTAPMIPPPSRDLTYVNSLFYFGKYNLDNREILIKYDHVSWEDSGMLAMEHESSKIYSNPFSEAWYFKG; translated from the coding sequence TTGACATCATACTCTCGGCCGCCCAAGGCTTTGGAGGGAAAGCGTACGCCCGACCATAAAAACTTAAGCCGTTTTAAGGTCAACGCCAAACTCCTGTTAATGGTGGCTGTGGCCATACTTGCCCTCATCGGTTCGATGTTTCTATCGAGCCTAATCCCTGGGCTATTTTGGGTTCGTACGGTGACAGCTACACTATTTATCCTATTTGTGCCAGGCTTCCTGGCCTTGAAGGTACTGGGCATCCGATTGAAGAGCTTCGCTGAATCGACCCTAATGGCGCTTGGGCTTAGCATATCCATAGTGATGCTTCTTGGTGTAGGCGCCAACATCCTCCTCCCCTATGTGGGCATACGCGACCCATTGAGCCTAGTCCCAATGACGACCATTTTCGTCGTCATGACCACTTTCTTGGCAGTGGCCGCCTCGCTCAAGAACGGTGACGTGTCATTCCGTCTTCCCCTGTCCCTCCTCCGCTTCCGTCCCTATCATCTTTTCCTTGCGTTGATCCCCCTCGTAACGCTCTTGGGAGTGGTGGTCCAGAACTCCTTCTCTTCAAACATCGTCCTGGCGGTCTCGATACTGATGATATGCTCTATCGTAGTGCTTGTTGCCATGGGCAAGGTACCGAGGGAAGCGTATCCGATGACCATTTTTCTTATGGGCATATCCCTGCTCCTCCATACCTCCCTCATTTCTGATTTCCTGTGGGGGTGGGATATACATCTGGAGTATTACGCCGCCACATCCGTCATCGACGCCTCGTACTGGAACCCCGTTCCGACGGACGAGATGCCCCAGGGGCTCCGAAACATATTCTCTATGCTCAGCATCGTGATCCTGGGACCGGTCGTCTCCATACTGGGCGGTGCGGGCATGGACGTGGTGCTCCGAGTCGTCTATCCATTCATCTTTTCCTTCGTGCCGGTGGGCCTGTACATCCTGTTCAAGAAGCAAACTAATGAGGAGATGGCCCTCCTTTCATCGTTCTTCGTGATATCAATGTTCACGTTCTTCACCGAGCTGCCGCAGATCGCTCGCCAGGAGATCGCTGAACTCTTTGTCGTCCTGCTGCTGTTGCTGCTCGTTGATAACGAGATAGCAATATCTCAGAAGAAAGCGCTGTTCGTCATCTTTGCGTTCTCCCTTGTCGTTTCCCACTACGGCACCTACTACTTCATCATCACGATTCTGCTGATCGGATATGTGCTGGGGAAATTGTTCGATTGGTGGAGAGCTGTCAGAAAGCACGAAGCGGCCCCCGTTCCCCGGCTGGATGAAGGATCCACCAGTAATGCCTTCAACCTGACCTTGGTGCCCCTCCTGCTGATTATCTCCTTGTCGGTATTGTGGTATGCTCTTGCATCTGGTTCATCCCCGCTCCTTACGATCATTGATGTCCTTGACAGAATGGGGGATTATATCCTGGGCGGCATCTTCGCAGGGAGCATCATCGAGACCATCGGCATGATCAGTGCAGGCTCCGGTACTCTGTTGGATATGATATGGAATGTGGTGCAGGTTGCACTCATAGTCGCTATCATCGTAGGGATTTACCTCCTCCTGAAGAAAAGAAATGCGGCCAGCCATGCCATCGCCTCGATCAACTTGGCTGCTCTAGGGGTCCTTGCGGTGTGCCTGGCCGTGCCACCTCTCGCCGCCGCTCTCAACGTTTCTCGAATATTCCACCTGGCGCTGCTGTTCCTGGCGCCGTCCCTGGTCCTTGGAGTGGTAGCTGCTCTGGGGATGCTGTCCCGAATCTCCAGGTCCATGGGCTCTTTGAGCCGCCATTCGTTGAAGATAGTCTCCGCGATAGTAATATTGTCTCTGGCATACAACAGTGGTCTGATGCATGTGGCCATCGGTGCGGAGTCCACCTCCTTTGCCCTCGATGAGGACCACGACTTTCCGCGTTTCACCACCGCTGAGGTGATGGGGGTAAAATGGACCGTATCGAATGGACCCCAATGGGTCATGGCCGACGAGTATAGGAGATTGCTGTTCTTTAGCTTCGAGACCACCGCTCCGATGATTCCCCCGCCCTCCAGGGATCTCACATATGTCAATTCATTGTTCTATTTCGGAAAATATAATCTGGACAACCGTGAGATTCTCATCAAGTACGACCATGTCTCTTGGGAAGATAGCGGAATGCTCGCGATGGAACATGAATCGTCCAAGATATATTCCAACCCCTTCTCTGAAGCATGGTACTTCAAGGGATGA
- a CDS encoding sensor histidine kinase gives MVEEGMNGQGAMSSVPGVPGLEPGPIWTLVDEGLRRTNLYVFIFDRSKRFLYVSPSAARELGRPPGSFQGRTGREINLEGDVAAAFEALVDLVIASEATLHGERTVQRNGSPRIYEYDAFRLFGGGEDASAIMVFLTDRTREKRQQAFIEGLNRINQEISRLQDPESIMSRVADIAGDSMGGDPMGIVLREGGAWTVRYIYALPAEDVGYRFRWIGGLLDRSLHTGEPLVMDDVRDFPEMNNEDVERREIRSLVSFPFRVFGKLEGALLFFRPKAVRPYEALEIDFGRRLAASVAVALGNSMMYLEVKRSEEEKAVLLEQIGSEKELLHAMMEGAGTPMALIDAASDPRLVACNAAYRAAVSTPAGVASPEGRLMRDLLPADEFEAGLKMHQEVMRARRPCTVEHQRTGPQGAKEHFLVSMVPLCGKMGPRALLTATNITQTVKDKVRIEDLAIKADEERKRLRAIINNLPVGVIIVDADGKVIESNEVRDRIWGGPTNIRRIPNDLKNLRGRWADTGIKLAEEDWPLYRSFKYNEKVLGAAVDVLRQDGSRGTVLNSSSPIRNEAGQRIGAMGVSLDITAQRRMEHEAVEAKERAELYLDLLTHDISNLNIVTSSTIQLAMAKEDAQKLRDGLERALESLGESNMLIDNVRKLQMIESRELSRTLVDLGWVLEDIVEDQKGPAGSVRINYRPQLRRFVLATDLIKDVFTNIIGNAVRHSGGSVTIDIALSKAFEGGQEMYKVVVEDDGPGIPDADKSKVFLRKFRGSRTGGTGLGLYLVKRLVEDCGGRVWVEDRVSGDHAKGSRFVVMLPAVSGPCLSGPQV, from the coding sequence ATGGTCGAGGAAGGAATGAACGGTCAGGGCGCGATGTCGAGCGTGCCGGGCGTCCCGGGGCTGGAGCCCGGGCCGATATGGACCCTCGTAGATGAGGGGCTGCGGCGCACCAATCTGTACGTGTTCATCTTCGACCGAAGCAAGCGCTTCCTGTACGTGAGCCCGTCCGCGGCCAGGGAGCTGGGCCGGCCCCCCGGGTCCTTTCAGGGGAGGACCGGGCGCGAGATCAACTTGGAAGGGGACGTCGCCGCGGCCTTCGAGGCCCTGGTCGATCTCGTTATCGCATCAGAGGCCACTCTCCACGGCGAGAGGACGGTCCAGCGCAACGGGTCCCCCCGCATCTACGAGTACGACGCCTTCCGGCTGTTCGGGGGCGGCGAGGACGCCTCCGCCATCATGGTGTTCCTTACCGACCGCACCAGGGAGAAGCGCCAGCAGGCCTTCATCGAGGGACTCAACCGCATCAACCAGGAGATAAGCAGGCTCCAGGACCCCGAATCCATAATGTCCAGGGTGGCGGACATCGCCGGGGACAGCATGGGCGGCGATCCCATGGGCATTGTCCTGCGCGAGGGGGGAGCATGGACGGTCCGGTACATTTACGCCCTCCCGGCAGAGGACGTAGGCTACCGCTTTCGATGGATCGGCGGCCTCCTGGACCGCTCCCTGCACACCGGCGAGCCGCTGGTGATGGACGATGTGAGGGATTTCCCCGAAATGAACAACGAGGACGTGGAACGCCGGGAGATCCGCTCCCTGGTCTCCTTCCCCTTCAGGGTATTCGGCAAGCTGGAAGGCGCCCTCTTGTTCTTCCGCCCCAAGGCGGTCCGTCCGTACGAGGCCCTGGAGATCGATTTCGGCCGCAGGCTCGCCGCGTCCGTGGCAGTGGCCCTCGGCAACTCCATGATGTACCTCGAGGTCAAGAGGTCGGAGGAGGAGAAAGCCGTCCTCCTGGAGCAGATCGGCAGCGAGAAGGAGCTGCTGCATGCGATGATGGAAGGCGCCGGGACCCCCATGGCCCTCATCGACGCCGCGAGCGACCCCCGATTGGTGGCATGCAACGCCGCCTACCGCGCCGCTGTCTCGACCCCTGCCGGCGTCGCCTCCCCAGAAGGACGGCTCATGCGCGACCTGCTGCCCGCCGATGAGTTCGAGGCCGGCCTCAAGATGCACCAGGAGGTCATGCGCGCCCGCCGGCCATGTACCGTGGAGCACCAGCGGACGGGACCCCAGGGCGCCAAAGAACATTTCCTGGTGTCCATGGTGCCGCTCTGCGGCAAGATGGGCCCGCGAGCATTGCTGACGGCCACCAACATCACCCAGACCGTAAAGGACAAGGTCCGAATAGAAGATCTGGCCATAAAGGCGGACGAGGAGCGAAAGCGCCTCCGGGCCATCATCAACAACCTGCCGGTGGGGGTCATCATCGTCGACGCCGACGGGAAAGTGATCGAATCGAACGAGGTCCGCGACCGCATCTGGGGCGGGCCGACCAACATCAGGAGGATACCGAACGACCTAAAGAACCTCCGGGGGCGGTGGGCGGACACCGGCATCAAGCTCGCCGAGGAGGATTGGCCCCTCTATCGCTCTTTCAAGTACAACGAGAAGGTGCTCGGCGCCGCGGTGGACGTCCTTCGACAGGACGGTTCCCGGGGGACGGTGCTGAACTCATCGTCCCCCATACGCAACGAGGCAGGCCAGCGCATAGGGGCGATGGGGGTCTCCCTGGACATCACCGCGCAGAGGCGGATGGAGCACGAGGCGGTCGAGGCCAAGGAGAGGGCCGAACTGTACCTCGACCTGCTGACGCACGATATCAGCAACCTCAATATCGTCACGTCGAGCACCATCCAGCTGGCCATGGCCAAGGAGGATGCCCAGAAACTCAGGGACGGCCTCGAACGGGCGCTCGAGTCCCTCGGCGAGAGCAATATGCTCATCGACAACGTGAGAAAGCTGCAGATGATCGAGTCAAGAGAACTTTCCAGGACCCTGGTCGACCTCGGCTGGGTGCTGGAGGACATCGTGGAGGACCAGAAGGGGCCGGCCGGCAGCGTGCGCATCAACTACCGGCCGCAGCTTCGCCGGTTCGTGCTGGCCACCGATCTCATCAAGGACGTGTTCACGAACATCATCGGCAATGCCGTCAGGCACTCCGGCGGCTCCGTCACCATAGACATCGCTTTGAGCAAAGCGTTCGAGGGCGGGCAGGAGATGTACAAGGTCGTGGTGGAGGACGACGGTCCCGGCATACCCGACGCCGACAAGAGCAAGGTGTTCCTGCGCAAGTTCCGCGGCTCCAGGACCGGAGGCACCGGCCTCGGGCTCTACCTGGTCAAGCGGCTGGTGGAGGACTGCGGCGGCAGAGTATGGGTGGAGGACCGTGTGTCCGGCGACCACGCCAAGGGATCGAGGTTCGTGGTCATGCTGCCGGCGGTGAGCGGCCCGTGCCTCAGCGGTCCGCAAGTGTGA